Proteins encoded within one genomic window of Anastrepha ludens isolate Willacy chromosome 4, idAnaLude1.1, whole genome shotgun sequence:
- the LOC128862588 gene encoding spermine oxidase-like, whose amino-acid sequence MACIRLCALQPLNTRYLCNTHYKHCAHLMLFQPLSAISHVSAIAADDYFSDQATLLRVSCSASAELVKRFRRLLRYHSLFQRTASNNKNSLNTVPIHEVLKVLNSHNCVEEIDNHNITHSNGIKHKNICERSSEVTTKENVMKSARIVVIGAGAAGIAAATRLLQSGFENVLLLEAENRIGGRIHTIPFADNVVDLGAQWCHGEKGNVIFQLVKYSDMLQRTGTIYDDYKCVRSNKEVLSETVADTLKSVAFNLIPARQEGLKDFEGSLGTYLTEAFWHDLQQSPEIDRTVAREFLENYKKFESSIEASDHLFEVSGRGHLEYWICEGDLLLNWKDKGFRSFLQFLMRAKNAEDFGLLEKRIQYNSRVQNIEWKNSKAGVRIRLWNGELIEADHVICTVSLGVLKERHQQMFTPALPPAKCRAIDGLKLGTVDKFFIEFKEPFRPTDWSGFCFLWREEDLAELRNSDYFWLESVFGFYRVSCQPRILQGWIIGPHARHMETLPESEVIKALLWLFEKFFTFEVPEPVKFLRTHWHINPNFRGSYSFHSMYTEELRASNGDLAAPLIDEKDGKPLLQFAGEATHSHFYSTVHGAVETGWREAERLTAYYLGYTAQL is encoded by the coding sequence ATGGCGTGTATACGTCTGTGCGCTCTACAGCCGCTTAATACTCGCTATCTATGTAATACTCATTATAAGCATTGCGCGCATTTAATGCTCTTTCAGCCGCTCTCTGCTATCAGCCACGTGAGCGCCATAGCTGCTGATGACTACTTTAGTGACCAAGCAACACTATTAAGAGTCAGTTGCTCAGCAAGTGCTGAATTAGTGAAACGTTTTCGAAGGTTGTTGCGCTACCACTCGCTCTTTCAACGAACAgcaagcaataacaaaaatagtttgaatACAGTGCCAATACATGAAGTGCTAAAAGTGTTAAATTCGCATAATTGTGTTGAAGAAATTGACAACCACAACATCACACATAGCAACGGCATTAAGCACAAGAATATTTGTGAGCGATCAAGCGAAGTGACAACTAAAGAGAACGTCATGAAATCGGCAAGAATTGTTGTTATCGGTGCTGGTGCAGCGGGTATAGCTGCAGCGACACGTCTCTTACAATCTGGCTTTGAAAATGTATTACTACTTGAAGCCGAAAACCGTATTGGTGGGCGCATACACACCATACCCTTTGCGGATAATGTGGTCGATTTGGGTGCGCAATGGTGTCACGGTGAAAAGGGTAATGTAATCTTTCAGTTGGTGAAATATTCAGATATGCTGCAGCGGACTGGTACAATCTATGATGACTACAAATGCGTGCGTTCCAATAAGGAAGTGCTCTCCGAAACAGTCGCTGATACGCTCAAATCGGTGGCTTTTAATTTAATACCAGCACGCCAAGAAGGTTTGAAAGACTTCGAAGGTTCTTTGGGCACATATCTCACAGAAGCATTTTGGCACGATCTGCAGCAATCACCGGAGATCGATAGGACTGTGGCGCGTGAATTTTTAGAGAATTACAAGAAATTCGAAAGTTCCATTGAGGCATCAGATCATCTATTCGAAGTTTCTGGTCGGGGTCACCTTGAGTATTGGATATGTGAAGGTGATTTGCTACTCAATTGGAAAGATAAAGGTTTCCGCTCCTTTTTGCAATTCCTTATGAGAGCTAAAAATGCGGAAGATTTTGGACTACTCGAGAAGCGTATACAGTATAATTCACGCGTCCAAAACATTGAATGGAAAAATTCGAAAGCGGGTGTGCGCATACGCCTTTGGAATGGTGAACTGATTGAAGCAGACCATGTTATATGTACCGTATCGCTGGGCGTGCTAAAGGAAAGGCATCAGCAAATGTTCACACCTGCGTTGCCACCTGCCAAGTGTCGTGCTATTGACGGCCTCAAATTGGGCACAGTCGATAAGTTTTTCATAGAATTTAAGGAACCTTTTCGGCCAACTGATTGGTCGggcttttgttttctttggcGTGAAGAGGATTTGGCAGAATTACGAAACTCTGACTACTTTTGGTTGGAAAGTGTTTTCGGCTTTTATCGCGTCTCTTGCCAGCCACGCATACTACAAGGCTGGATAATTGGCCCACATGCGCGTCACATGGAAACACTACCCGAATCAGAGGTGATCAAAGCTTTACTATGGCTTTTCGAGAAGTTTTTCACATTTGAAGTGCCTGAGCCGGTGAAATTTTTACGAACGCATTGGCACATTAATCCCAATTTCCGCGGCAGTTACTCGTTCCATTCGATGTATACAGAAGAGCTTCGCGCAAGCAATGGGGATTTAGCTGCGCCGCTCATTGATGAGAAAGACGGAAAGCCATTGCTACAATTTGCCGGTGAAGCAACGCATTCACACTTCTATTCGACGGTGCATGGTGCGGTGGAGACTGGATGGCGTGAGGCGGAGCGCTTAACTGCCTACTATCTGGGCTATACGGCGCAACTGTAA